From a single Aspergillus puulaauensis MK2 DNA, chromosome 2, nearly complete sequence genomic region:
- a CDS encoding flavin-containing monooxygenase (COG:Q;~EggNog:ENOG410PJKT;~InterPro:IPR020946,IPR036188;~PFAM:PF07992,PF13738,PF13450;~TransMembrane:1 (o544-561i);~go_function: GO:0004499 - N,N-dimethylaniline monooxygenase activity [Evidence IEA];~go_function: GO:0050660 - flavin adenine dinucleotide binding [Evidence IEA];~go_function: GO:0050661 - NADP binding [Evidence IEA];~go_process: GO:0055114 - oxidation-reduction process [Evidence IEA]) codes for MADKLRVGDCPGNKDYTNAAVVIVGAGISGMCMAIDLIKRNKCHNFVILEKSSGVGGTWHDNKYPGCCCDVTSILYSYSFEQSTKWSRQFPGQEELLIYLTQVAEKYGLYKHIRFNSEVKEARWDDNEMKWKVSVEVSGDKDHQFMRSYVMSSDFLTSAVGQLNFPREPEIPGLKDFRRKMMHSARWDWTYNFENKRIAIIGNGATSAQIVPEVAKVASHLTVYQRTPNWVIPRLDSAISPLQQAILTYFPPLRIRNRSLTMDFREDFHEIIRDSQSDTAQLLRKICHKRLREQLPNKPELWEKLTPNYALGCKRLILSDDYYPALNRENVDLETRHISRITDTGIEVEGGILQEHDLIILATGFRTVEFMCPIQIYGSKGRPLTDIWKDGASAHQGVTVEDLPNFGMFYGPNTNLGHSSIILMIESQSRYLNALVGKVLQARKQGKTLAIKPDIKALKKYNRELQDALTQSSFADSNCSSWYKTEEGKITNNWSGTVVDYQRKLSQVHWEDYVIEGTAEDAVSPRETTHVGRVREETYITNRSLALTVASVLVVVGGVLARSSSLLRGR; via the exons ATGGCGGACAAATTGCGCGTGGGCGACTGCCCGGGCAATAAAGACTATACTAATGCTGCGGTCGTCATCGTTGGAGCTGGGATATCGG GAATGTGCATGGCCATTGACCTCATAAAGCGCAACAAATGCCATAATTTTGTGATCCTCGAGAAGAGCAGCGGTGTTGGTGGGACGTGGCATGACAACAAGTATCCCGGGTGTTGCTGTGATG TGACGAGCATTCTGTACAGCTACTCGTTCGAACAGTCCACCAAGTGGTCGCGACAGTTCCCGGGCCAGGAAGAGCTCCTG ATATATCTCACTCAGGTCGCTGAAAAATATGGGTTGTACAAACATATCCGCTTCAACTCGGAAGTCAAAGAGGCCCGATGGGATGACAACGAGATGAAGTGGAAGGTCAGCGTCGAAGTTTCTGGGGATAAAGACCACCAATTCATGCGTTCCTATGTCATGAGCTCGGATTTCCTCACGTCTGCTGTCGGCCAGTTGAATTTCCCGCGAGAACCCGAAATTCCTGGACTGAAAGACTTTCGTAGGAAGATGATGCATTCCGCGCGCTGGGATTGGACATATAACTTTGAAAATAAGCGGATCGCCATAATTGGGAATG GCGCGACATCCGCCCAGATTGTCCCGGAGGTGGCCAAAGTGGCTTCACACCTCACTGTGTACCAGAGGACTCCCAACTGGGTTATTCCTCGGCTTGACTCTGCTATATCGCCTCTCCAGCAGGCGATTCTGACGTACTTTCCTCCACTACGCATACGGAATCGCTCACTTACCATGGACTTCCGCGAAGACTTCCACGAAATCATCCGAGATTCGCAATCAGATACCGCACAGCTGCTTCGCAAAATTTGCCATAAACGTCTGAGAGAACAATTGCCAAATAAACCTGAGCTGTGGGAGAAGCTCACGCCCAATTATGCTCTAGGCTGCAAACGACTGATCCTGTCAGACGACTACTACCCAGCGCTTAACCGAGAAAACGTGGACCTAGAAACTCGCCATATTTCACGAATTACAGATACTGGGATTGAGGTGGAAGGTGGTATTCTGCAAGAACATGATCTTATTATCCTGGCGACTGGATTTAGGACCGTGGAGTTTATGTGCCCAATCCAGATTTATGGCTCCAAAGGCCGACCACTTACTGATATCTGGAAAGATGGGGCGTCTGCCCATCAGGGAGTAACTGTAGAGGACTTACCGAACTTTGGGATGTTTTATGGACCGAATACAAATCTCG GCCACAGCTCAATTATACTCATGATCGAGTCACAATCACGATACCTCAATGCCCTGGTAGGAAAAGTGCTCCAGGCCCGTAAACAAGGAAAGACCTTAGCTATAAAGCCGGATATCAAAGCCCTGAAAAAGTACAACCGAGAGCTCCAGGACGCTTTAACACAAAGCAGTTTCGCAGATTCGAACTGCAGCAGTTGGTATAAAACCGAGGAAGGCAAGATCACCAATAACTGGTCTGGAACCGTGGTCGATTATCAGCGCAAATTATCGCAGGTCCACTGGGAGGACTATGTTATAGAAGGCACAGCAGAGGATGCCGTCAGCCCTCGAGAAACAACACACGTCGGACGAGTGCGGGAGGAGACATACATCACCAATCGGTCCTTGGCGCTGACAGTGGCGAGCGTGTTGGTGGTCGTTGGCGGGGTTCTGGCCCGTAGTTCCAGTTTGCTGCGAGGTCGCTGA